ACGTCTCATTAGAGAAGCTCATTTTTAGAACGATTCTCTTATTGACGCAGAATCCAAAAGAGAAATACAAATTTAAATCTTAATCCTTATAAATAGTTCtgactttctttgtctttgagGAGACAAAAGTACATTTTTGTCAGGATGGAAGGAGCAGGACGGGCTGGAGAGCGGCCTAAACGTTGCAACTGATGCAGCGATACTGCAGAGGAGCAGGAAAGTGACTCTATTTACACGTCTGCTATGTGTGAGCCATACACTGCGGTGAAGTCCTCGTCTGCACGAGAGGCTCCTCGATGGGTTTCTCCTTATGTTACACAGTATTTCTTAACATCTTATGTACATTTAGCATCTTCAAACAAAAGCAGTatttcaaaatgtcaaaataaagtTTATATATATTAACTACTCTAGAATAAATACTGTAATCTTTGCCACATCCCAAATACCTTGAGTCTGTGCCCCATTGTGCCATTTAAACAAGCAGTCGTTCTAAACATGACAAGACCAGGGGCGAGTTTATCTTTTATTTCATAGATTCACCGTAAGCTTAAGTCCAAAATCCTCAAGGTTTGCTGGAGCGATCTAGCGATGCAGGTTCAGTTCACAGGCAGAAAAGCAGTCCGCTTTATTTCTCTTCTGTGGGATTCTTCAGCAGTTCCTCAGAGAGAACACACGGGGGCGACATGCTTCACTCTCTCCTCAAACAGAGTCCAATATGTACGAGTACTCAAAGTCCCGCAGTACTCTGTCACACCTGGGGGGCTGGGGGGACAAGCTTGCAGGATTTTTTGATCAAACCCTCTTCTAGTCTTTAATTATGTGCTTTgttgaaaagaagaaagaggcaCACTATAGCAGGGAAACATGCATCTGGTGGTAAATACGCTCACGATTTGCAGCCTTTATAATCCACTGAATACTTAACTattctaaatacgggacagaatATACTTGGTAGGTATTTGAAAGCTAATTCAGGCTAATAGGGATCGGGTCTGTTGAGGCTTCATTCATGTTAATAAAACTCTGTATTATGCGCAAGTCACCTGGTTGCTGCTTACCTCCAACACAGGAGGTTGGAGTTTTACACTCTTATGGTAATTCTGTTCGTTGCTCTGCATAGCGATTTAATGAAAGCACtgagtggggtgggggtgggtggggttCACAATACAACTGTCCACTTTCCTGAGATACCTCTGATTTCTTGCATTCATGTATTCAGCCGTGGTACAGTGGTactcataaataaaatatgggcCCAATATGAATTTTGTGCTCAAATTATGTTACTTGTGAGTGGAGGTCTTGGCTTTCAATGGGTGGGCTCAAGACCTGAAGGCCTGAGCCCAATAAATAAGTAACACAGGCGTCTCATTTAGCAGCTACTATCAAGGTGCCCTTCGGGAAGGCACTTTAAATACGCCCGCTTTGCTTCTTTTGGTTTGTCTGCTAACTGGATGTGAGTGTAAAGTtggatatattttaaaaatgaggcGCTGCAGTTGTAGTTTCATACAATTTTAATCCAAATATCAGGTCAGTTGTATATCTATCCCTGGATGGAGCTGAACTGGGATGTGGTGGGATCTCAAATATAAGCCTGAATCTAAACTTTTACACGTTCTACTTTAAGATCTGCATAGTTCTACCTGCACGTGGCAACACTTTGATTTGGGAGGAGCACAAAGTTTAGAACTACTGAAGTGGATCATGTTTTATGTTTCAGGCTGCAAAAAGCTGAGTTTCTCAAGCATGACGTAGCTGAGCTGGGCACCTGAGATGAGCCTGGTAGAGCTGATCTGATCAGGACAAGGCTCAAACAGACAAAGGTACAGTATGCAACGCTGGATTTAGCAAGGCTGTCTGTTCCAGGCTGAGGCGGGCTGGAGCTGAGTGGGGCCCGAGGAGAGAACCATGGACATGAACACTGAATGGAGGGTCCAAGGTAGCAGTATGGTTAGGTAGGTAGGTACAGCTGACCTCTTGGAAGTCCACCTGCCTGGTCTAAGAGCGGTAGTCCTTCTTACTGTACGGTCTGTTGCCTAGGATGTGGTCGATCTCTGACACCACATGGGAGGTCATCTTGGGAAGGACCTAAGAAAGAAAGAGATGTGCTGAGTAAGCCTGAgaggagggaaggaaggaagaCATGCAGAATAATGTGAAGAAAGTCTGAAGTCATTATAGGTACAGACTTGGGACAACTTTTTTGATCTAGAAATCAATATAAGTGGAAGACAGCAGATGATGCAGGTGAAGAAACACAGGTAACAGCAATGTGTGTCTGCTTGTTCTGACCTGTATGGCCCCGAGGTTTTCAGTGAGCTGCTCAGGATTGGATGTTCCCAGAAGGACCGAGCTCACCCCTTCATTTCTTAGACACCAAGctgcagaaaagcagaagatACTCAGTCAGTGACTATTCAGCGGCACACGTCTTATTATTACTTTCTGATTATTGTCTTTAAACAAACCAGAAGTTCCAGCACTCTTGCACATAACCTGGACATCTATTTATTACATGGGGAGTGCACAACACACCCAGCTATTTGAACATCCACAGGGATGCAGTGCAAGCACAAGTGCATCAGAAAAGTTTTGCGTTGGTGTGTCGACTGGAAGCTGGAGGAAATATCAAACACGAAAGACAACAAATACCCAACGAAGGTGATGAAAAATGTGCCCGTCTTACATAAACCAGCTCCTGTCTGACAGGTCTGTGCATTTATGGTTTAAAAGCTTTGCTTTAAGCTGCTTCTGCTGTATTTGCTAAAAGACAGGGAAGTCTTACCCACAGCCAGCTGAGGCAGGGTACATCCCAGCTTCTCTGCGATGTGGTTGAGCTCCTTCAGCTTGGCTTGTTGCTTCCTTCCATCCTCACTTGTTATTTTCTCCTTCAACCACTGATAGGACTGACAGCGCAGAGAAGACACAGACTGAATGAGTGAAGAGACGCAGGGTGTAGCCTGAGAGCCTGGAGACTCCAGAGCTGAtgtataatttaatttattgaCACACAGAGGTGTAGTCACAGTGCTACAGACATGCCTTaatttcatcatttatttaattaattaaagtcAACTTGTATTGATCTGTTTGTTCAACTCAAGTCAGGGACACAGATGCACTCAAAGATGCAAAACATGAGCTTGGAAAAATAAAGCATGACTATATTTAACTTTAGTGTGAAGATGCAAGTGGAAACAACTTTGTCTGGTTACATCTAAACCAAAAACATTACACATGCACGTCCTTAAGTTTCAGCGTGTCCAAATCAAACCTCCATAAACCCTCCCCAGATCTCATCTCTCACGTCTTAGATATCGACACCACCTGAAGTGCGCAAGTCATGAATCACTGCATTGAATCTGATTCTCACTGTCGCTTTGTTTTGACGAACCCTCACGCTTACCTTCATGGAGGCCCTGGATGACTCAGGAATGCCATTTTCATATTTTCCTGTGATGATGCCGCATGCCAGCGGTGACCACGTCATCGCACCGACTCCTGTAACCATGGACACAGCAGGAGAGTTGAAGAGGAGTTTTAGTGAGATGTAATGTGTGAGAAGAGCGtcagaaaaagtgaaaatgtgagAGGGTGATTAAAGCGCAGTGGAAATGAGCAACAGAGAAGGACAGCAACTTGGTCAGAAAGGTTGTTGGATGGAGTGGATAGGGAAGTGACACAAGGATGCATGTGACTGATCAAGCTGTTGTCAAACACGCAGAAAACACTTGCCTATCTTATGGTAAAGTTCGGGCAGTTGCACTTCTACTTTCTCCCTCTGGAAAAGATGATACTCAGCCTGCTCGCACACTGGCGGGATCAGATTAAACTGTCTCGCCACAGAGTAAGCCTCCTAGAgataaagacagagaaaagatGCTCATCACGATGTTTCATGTGGATTTACTTTTATATATTGTTCAAAAGATTGTTATTTTATAGCTATATAGCTACTTGGTACGTAAGCACGCAGGTTTGGGATAAACTCGGGGAAGAAATGAGAGAGGGAGGGTTGTTAATCAGCTTGTGGGAGCGTGGCACAAATTCAAATGCATGCCTCTCAGTAAGTCAGCGAATCAATATTTCATATCACAACTCGGAGGCACCATGTTCAAATTTCCTTATCTATTTTCTCCACGGATTCTTTAAAGGCAAATGCCAGaggagtcacacacacacacacacacctactcaGAGAAAAACAGTGCCATTGTTGCTTCTTTAAATACCCTTTAATTTAGTGGGTTTCCTGCTGTGCAAAACATGTCAGGATGAGAGCACAGTCGAAGTGGGAGTGTATTCTGTGTGATGCACGGATAATATCACTGCCATCACTCAACTTACAAATTACCAGTTGCCCTTCTGCGCTGCAACCCATGACATGTGCCTCCAGCCTGTGTGCGCGTCCATGCGTGTAACTGCGTGTGCGTGCTGTACTGCTGAGAATCAAAGCCACCTTCATTAGCGATGCTATCTAAATTACACAGTGTTCATTTGGGCCTGTTGTTCTTTATAAAGATATCTGCTTCTTTTTCACAGCCAGAGAGGGAGAATGTCAACACATTGCAGTGTGCttagagggaggaggagggtgaTAAAGAGACCAAGAGAGATAAGAGGGGATGGATGCTACGTCCTTGAGTGTCACTTCAGGCATGTGTTCACTTCATAACTCTCTGCCTCATGTATATATTCATTAATGCACCAGTGGttgaaacaggaagtggattatctctgacaggaaaacaaaacaaaagccagAAGAAGCCGCTGTGCCTGTGCCACTTACTGAAAAAGCCTCTTTTCACTCTCAGTCTTTTACAGTCACTACTTTCTCCCCCCTACTTCCCTCCAATTATCAGCTCTGTAATTACTCATTCATTTTCAATACTGTGAATATGCTGGTCACTGGAAAGGCACATCTGCATTGGCTTGACTGTTCACGCCCTGATACTATATCCACCATTTATATACAATCTGTAGTCGGTTACCAAATGTGTAAAGGAAACATTTATTTGGACATTTTCATTCTTCTTCATTTCTTATACTCAAAGCTGTTTGCTGCTTACCATGATCTCCATGGCCGTCCACCGAGACGTCCCCCAGTACATGGCCATGCCTTGGTTTATCACATAGGTCATGGCTCGAACAATCTCTGTAGATAAATGCAGTTATTACACGTATCAGTCAGCTGGAGTGACAGTGAACAACTTGCATGCGTTTGCATTTCGGTGTTGCTGGCTGAGAAACATCATCAGTAATATTTATAGATGCTTGTGATTTGTAGTGAGAGAAGAGTGCAAGAGTACAAAGACactattttgtaattttgccaCTTTATTGCACTGCTagtggattttaaataaaacaattcaAGACTGCACTTCATaattcatcctgctgcttctatcagcagtcatatcatcagtaaatactaaataaataaataaataatcaccCGGTTATTAGGGCATGTAAGTCACACATGCCCTAGTTATAACATTTCCTctaccatgtttgacagatgatgtggttttcttcagtttattAACTTTTTCTTCCCACCCTTCTGGAAAAAGttcatcttggtttcatctgcccaaatatttttgttatttccaGAGCTGTTCAGACTCTTTTAGATGTTTGCTGGCAAAGTCTAAACTGGCCTTCTTTTAAGTGATTGCATCCTCATGAAGGCCTCTTGCGATTGTAGAATTGGAGAGTAGCAAGTGATATCAAGGTGAACAGCTACCAACACTTGCAAACATCTCCAGATCTTTACTCTACCTGATTTGTCATGAAATAAGAACAGAACGGGCCACATCTGGCcatgtccaattacttttgagcctctgaaaatgaaggacaatgtataaaaatggctgtaattctgAAAAAGTTAATTGGGATACTTTTGTCAAATCAGCTGATTTAAAGCTTAAAGTCTGCACTGGTTTAAACCCACTGTGGTGGTTTACATTACAAAAATCATTGTTCAGTTACATTAAGCCCTCGCTGCATATAGGTTGGAGATAATGTTGCAGATGGAAAGAGaggaggtggagctggaggCAGATGGAAAGATGGACAGGATTATTAGGACTCAATATATCACAGAGACACAACTTAGATCAGAGAGTTCAGGGGAAAAGTAGAGAGGTGAGATTGTGCTGGCTTGGACTTATGCAGAGGAGAGGTTtggtaaatattaaaacaagGACTAACACAGAGCTGCAGAACAAGCGGATAAAAGTAAAGCCAAAGAAAACTATGATGTGGCCGTGGCTCGCAGGTGGGTGGTGTAAAtgaggaagaagcagaggaCAGGAAGAGATGGAAACTGGTGACCCCTAAGATTCAGGCACATACAGTGCAGTAAAACCAGAATAACACAGCAGATGGACAGGGACATGTCAAACATATAAAGACTTTAGAAAGTAAACCAAAAGAAATCTcaaaaataagattttttttaaccttttctcAACAGAATATGACGATAACATAGTCAGAACATTATCAGAAGATTGATGTCAAACATCTAGAGCTTGGCAAAATATTTTTAGCCGAGCTACATGAAAAGACAATGCCAGAAAAGATGATGAATAAAAGATTGAAAACTAAAACCAGTCAAAAACTAAAAgactaagaaaataaaaaggcaaCATTTGAGAGAAACAGCAGCCTTGAAAGAAGCTTCTTCTTCATGTCGTTCCAGTTTCTGTCATGACCTAAtcgaaaataaataaataaatatattaaaccCTCACAAGGCCGCCCGCCTCCTCAAGTCTTTCTTACCTGCTGACGGCTCATCACCCCTCCCTGACGACTCCGGGGACAAACTAACAAGCTCACATACTAAAGCCCTTCTGATCACATTCAAGCTACTGCATTTTTAATGGTGCAATTAGCTCCAACGCTGCTGACTGTGAGAGCCAACGGCAGTCGGGGCCAACAAAAACTGAGATTAGGACTGTCATTAAGGTTATTCATCATCACCCTGTGCTCACTCCAATTATAGTGCAATCGTTCACTGTGGCAGGACTCTTGTTTTTCATTCTGCACAACCGATACTTGGCAAGATAACCGATTATGCGGGGCGAGAAGTTTAAGAACTcccagagagaaaagaaaaaacgagGTTAGAAAAGATGGCGCGTTAGTAGAAGTCAACATGCACCAAAAGTATATAATCAAGACAAACCAAGAAGACTTGTAatgaaggtttttgtttttccctgcaCCGAGTAATAATTAACCTGAAGCACAGACGTCTTACTCAATAGTATGCTGCCAGGGGAAATAACACAGGATTAAGACAAGAAAACAATTCGCTTTCTTTCCTTTcgttttttgttattgttgtctTCCTCTCTTCGCCCTTCCCTCCTGTCGTCCTTGCTCTGTATTTACGTAGCATCATGCTGCGCTCACATTTAAATGCAACCTGCATCTATTTCCGGGCGGCATAGCAAAACAGAGAGCAAAACAAGTCTGGGGAAGCATGAAAAACAAGAAAGCATGCATCAACAAGCatgaaaaacatctaaaagctgaaggAATTAAATAAGTAGAGAACAGTGAGGGCAccaggcaaaagaaaataaGTGTGTACAGGAGCAGATCCTAAACAGCTACAAGATAAAGGAAAAGACAAGCTTAAGCACAAAAGAACCGACAAAAAACATCCAGCTACAACCTGCTCTCTgattcactgtgtgtgtgtgtgtgtgtgtgtgtgtgtgtgtgtgtgtgtgtgtgtgtgtgtgtgtgtgtgtgtgtgtgtgtgtgtgtgtgtgtgtgtgttctaaaAGAAGAAGCCGAGCACAGCGAAGAAACATACACAGTAAAACAGTTAGCAGAGGAGAGAGGCAGACACCGCAGCACAGAAATTAAATCAGATTAATTCAATATATATTTGATAATTACCTGAAtaaaatactttgttttttcaagtgtgccatgtatttttttattttcaaattcatcTTTACACTTACTTCTACACAAATGCATTTATAGCCAATTATTAACATTCACTGAGATATTCAACAGGGCAGCTTGAGTTACAATACATGCATAGGGAGTGTTCATTTTGTGTGAAAGATGCCCTTACTTTACCATTACCTTTCCCTGGTATATACAGTAGCTGTTTGCTATTATTAAAAGCTACTTTTGACCGCTCCCCTTTCATAACAGGTTACCACACCGggtagctctgcatgtttgattttgcAGTTTTTGAGCTGGACGTCCCTCCTGATCCAACCCCAaaggggatttgtgtctccagcAGGACCTGACtagtgtaaaccactacactattgCTATTACAAGCTCACTTATGCAATGTTTAAAGCTTCAGCAATATAAATTTATAATAGCAAGAGCATTTTGCTTTAATGCTGTTAAATGGACTCTGTCATTCACATCAGTGTCACACAGATTTGTACTGgaatattaaaatgtaatattaacCAGAGCACAgttcaaataaaacaaagcagctcTACTGACTGCTTAGAAGCACTAATTAAAAAACTACTGAAAGAAACCACACTGTTAAGAGGCTCTACCTCAGTAAGCAATAGTACCCAATCAATTTATAATGATTAACGAGGACCCACTGGACTACTAATATGCATGTTAATAAGAAACTTCTTGATCATGAATTATGCAGAACTGCCTGCCTCACTTTAGCTATACTAAAGAACAGATTTTCCAAGAGTAAAACTAGTCTTACATGTCTAGTtcaataaaatagaaataataagTAGCTCTAACACCACTAGGTAAATATGTTCTTTGTCAAAGACACTGTACAAACACTCACGATAAATGAATGCACTGTGTTTCAGATTAGACAAGATATTCTGAGGTTTTCTTGAATTTGTCTTGCAAACAGAAAATAGCTTTCTGCACACTGGATTTCACCGACAGCTTCTCTACAGTCAAAAATCACAATTATGTTTGAAAAGACATAATTACTTACAAATACttgattatttttatatacagttctCAGCCATGATACTGGTAACCCAACACATTTTTCTGCAAGTGGAAATACATGATTCTGTGGAGCAACAACGCAACTATTTCATGAATCTTACAAACTATCACAATAACACCAAAAGTTCCATTTGCTGAAAGTCAGACACTGTGAACCAGAGCCAGCTGATTCGATTAGTTTCATAGCTGGATGTTGTTGGAAATATTGATACACTGACTCACCCTCCATGGGAGTATTGCTATCTGGGCGATTGGCAAAAACTACGTCCACATACTCCAGCTGCATCCTTTGTAGAGAGCCTTTCagacctgacacacacacacacacacacacgcgcgcgcgcgcgcggaGGCAAAGGACACTCAAAGGTTAATGAACTGAAAGACTTTTACCTTATAACATGTTACTGTGATCTCATTTTAAACAATTTCACTCTTTAAGAAAAAACGTTTGTCATTTTTGGAGATGTTAAATTTGCATGTCTCACCTTCAATAATGTGTTTCCTTGACagccctctctctgtctctgctctgATCGAATAAAACACATACATATCACATCAATCATAAACTGCACTtaattaaacaacaacaacaaaaaaacagcttcacttcttttttatgttaaaaaactgaatgagatttttttcaaaaagttcCAGAAATTGTGGGAATTCAAACTGGTTTTACTTTGCAGACTTAAAGTCAATTTAAGTTACTCTTGAACCCCGCTGGGCGACCAAAAAACACGAGCTCCAAATGTACATTTCAGGCTGTTTAAAGTAAATAGGTCAGCGCACGCTCAGCTGTTCAGCATCATTATGCATCCAGACTCTGCAGGAGAGAGACGTAGCACAGACTCTGCGTTTGGAGGAAATGCTTGAAAACTAGAGAATAACCTCTTCCTTATCACAAGACCCAGTTGGGCAGCCTCTGGCTTGGAGCTTGACagactttctctttcttttctgtgtgtgtgtgtgtgttttggatgtGTGTGCTATAAAGTAGATTTCTTTAtcccctctcctctctctctctgcagtctCAGCAGAAGAATTGGTTCTCCCATTGGTTGTTACTTTACGTGACATGTTGCCATTCAGGTTGTTAACAAAGATAAATGGACACACGAAAACACGAGGAAACTTTCTTTGGTGCAGAGAGGCAAAAGTTTGAATGCTTTGAAAGACATTAAggatataaaatgataaatgtAGCAGAgacaaaaggagaaaatattGTCTTTTGTATGATTTTGAGTGACTTAACTAAAATacatgctttatttttatttatctgaacAAAGTTAGGTGCttaggtgggttttttttttttgaatgatttttgtgaatattttatttctgtgaCCCAGAAAAAAATCGTTTCACGTTTGCAAATTTACCCCAAGATCCTCGAGGTATCTTCAAATA
The window above is part of the Pelmatolapia mariae isolate MD_Pm_ZW linkage group LG14, Pm_UMD_F_2, whole genome shotgun sequence genome. Proteins encoded here:
- the kcnab1a gene encoding voltage-gated potassium channel subunit beta-1a isoform X2; this encodes MQVSIACTDHNLKRGNGDHSKQSATSPNVVNQARAKFRTVAIIARSFGSFTPRHISLKESTGKHTGMKYRNLGKSGLRVSCLGLGTWVTFGGQITDEVAEQLMTIAYESGVNLFDTAEVYAGGRAEIILGNIIKKKCWRRSSLVITTKLYWGGKAETERGLSRKHIIEGLKGSLQRMQLEYVDVVFANRPDSNTPMEEIVRAMTYVINQGMAMYWGTSRWTAMEIMEAYSVARQFNLIPPVCEQAEYHLFQREKVEVQLPELYHKIGVGAMTWSPLACGIITGKYENGIPESSRASMKSYQWLKEKITSEDGRKQQAKLKELNHIAEKLGCTLPQLAVAWCLRNEGVSSVLLGTSNPEQLTENLGAIQVLPKMTSHVVSEIDHILGNRPYSKKDYRS
- the kcnab1a gene encoding voltage-gated potassium channel subunit beta-1a isoform X1 — its product is MYLYKATCPEIPNPKQKGSRIQGGGQGGVQAQGLGQGRLVGKTSMGTGTRPYLPLMLWTANKPNGVVELKQLEEFLNFHSLSLHDTVKSQTGMAYRNLGKSGLRVSCLGLGTWVTFGGQITDEVAEQLMTIAYESGVNLFDTAEVYAGGRAEIILGNIIKKKCWRRSSLVITTKLYWGGKAETERGLSRKHIIEGLKGSLQRMQLEYVDVVFANRPDSNTPMEEIVRAMTYVINQGMAMYWGTSRWTAMEIMEAYSVARQFNLIPPVCEQAEYHLFQREKVEVQLPELYHKIGVGAMTWSPLACGIITGKYENGIPESSRASMKSYQWLKEKITSEDGRKQQAKLKELNHIAEKLGCTLPQLAVAWCLRNEGVSSVLLGTSNPEQLTENLGAIQVLPKMTSHVVSEIDHILGNRPYSKKDYRS